AAAGATTGCGAAGGGGGATGGTCAAAATGTACTTCGGTAAAGCGGACGTAAATACCTTTGAAAGAGGCTCCAGCAGAGAATTTTTATTATCAAATGGAAAGGGTGGATATGCTTTTTCTACTGTAATAGGGGCTAATACCAGAAACGAACATGGATTACTAGTGGTATCTGGAGAGAAGTCCTGTGTTCCCACGGTGTATGTCAGTAAAGTAGAGGAAACCCTTTTCGCCAGGAATAAAAAGTATCAGCTTTCTACAAATCAGTATAAAGATACGGTGTACCCTGATGGTTATAGATATATACAAGAATACGAAGAAGACCCCCTTCCTACTACCTTGTTTGTCATTTACAACATAATGTTGAAAAAGACCGTATTCATGCCAAAAGGACTTCCCTGTACTGTGATTAAGTATGAACTGCTAACTAGTCAAGATCGGTTGCAGCTTGAAATTAGACCGTTATGTGCTCACAGAGAAATAGGCCTTACCTGCGATAATGTATCTTTCGAGGCCGATATTGCAAAACAAGTCCTGTCTGTAAGCGGCAATGGGTGTCAAAGCCATATATACGCCACTAGAGGTGAGTGGACTTATAAACCATTGATGTTTGAAAACCTTATGTACACCAGGAGCGAGAGTAGTATAAACGGTAAAAATATGGAAAATCTTTGGTCCCCAGGGGTTCTTTCTTTTGAGATAGGAGAGGGAGAAGCTGTTTATGTCGCAATAAGTTCAGAGCCGATGCAGCTGGATGAATCGAAGCTGATCAACATGGAAGCAGAGACGATAAAGTGGGTCAAGAACAAAACCAAAAGAGCCCCCACTCAAAATGTGTTGATCGCTTCTGAGTTGATAAAATCTGCTTCCAATTGCATAAAAGAGTTGGAAGACGGAGGGGCCACGGCAATATCTGGTTATCCTTCATTAAGGGAGTTTTCTAGGGATGCCTTCATATCTATCCCGGGTTTGGCTAAAGCTTACGGTGACCCCATAATAGGATTTAAAGTCCTCAGGACCTGGCTTGCGAGAGCCAAAGAATGTGGGTATGTCATGCCTTCTGAAATGGATGGTATGAACAAGAAGCCTAAGATAGCAGCTGCCGATTGTGGTCTTTGGTTCATTTACGCTTTTTCGAAATTGATGGATCAAGCTGGAAACATTTCCGCCATGGAATCCTGGTGGGATGACTTAAAGCGATTAGTGGATAAGTATATTGAAGGCATACCTGAATTAGATTTAGTTTGCGACAATGATGGTTTACTCGATATTAAAACTAGAAACCCTGAGAGACATTGGATGAACGGCGTAGTAGACTCTAAGCCTGTAGTCGAAAGAAGAGGCAAGTTGGTGGAGATAAATGCCCTCTGGTATTTCGTTTTGCGGGAAATGGAACGATATTGTGATTTTATGGAGGATGAAAATGCCAAAAAGTACGGGGATTTGGCAGATAGAGTAGCCGAGTCGTTCCCCAGTGTGTTTTGGAAAAAAGAAGGGTATCTAAAAGATTGGGTAGATGGTAACGAAAGTGATGATTCCATCCGCTGCAATCAGATATTGGCTGTATCTCTTCCAATATCTCCGTTGGATCCAGAGAGAGGAAGGTCCGTGGTGGAAACTTGTTGGAGAGAACTGTACACTACTTACGGTTTGAGAACCCTTGATCCCCATGATGATAAATATAAAGGACGGAGCGAGGGGCGACAGGATCAAAAACAAAAAGCTCGTTTTAGAGGTATGGCGTGGCCTTGGTTGTTGGGGCAGTTCATTTCAGCGTTTGTAAAGTTCAATCCTGACAAGAAAAACATAGTGCAGTACTTTATAAAACCCTTCAGAGCTCACTTGAGGAGGGGATGCATAGGAGGCATAGCAGAGAATTTTGACGGCAGCATGCCTTATTTGCCCCATGGGGATGTGGTGTCTATCCTTAGTGTGGGAGAGATTCTTAGGGTAATTTACGAAGATCTGGCGGACCTGTAGATCTTACGTTATAAAAAGGTAGTCAAAGGCGAGCGTTAGCTCGCCTTTAGTATGGTTAAGATATGTTTTATTTAAAAGATAGAAGGAGGCATTCATAGATGAAGGATCGCAAAGTTAGGGTAGCCATTAACGGTTTTGGAAGGATTGGAAGGCTTGCGCTCAGGGCAATGTACGAGTACAGGCAGGACTGGTCTTTTGAGATCGTAGCTACAAACAGTAGGACCGATGCAGAACAAAGAGCGTACTTGTTGAAGTATGATTCGGTTCATAGGCGATTCAAAGGCACCGTTAAAGTTGAAGGAGATTCCCTTGATGTCAATGGTTCGAAGATAGAAGTTTTGAAATACCAAGATATAAGGGATATTCCATGGGGAGACAAAGGAATAGACATCGTAATCGAGTCATCCGGAAAGTATACCGATGCGGATAAGGCAAAAGGGCATATTGAGGCTGGCGCAAAGAAAGTTGTAATAACAGCACCTGCTAAAGGCGATGTTCCCACAATAGTTATGGGGGTAAATGAAAGTATATATGATCCTCAAAAACATTCCATCGTCTCCAATGCCTCTTGTACTACCAATTGTTTGGCGCCTGTAGTAAAAGTGCTACATGAACGTTTTGGTATAAAACAGGGGCTTATGACAACTACTCATGCTTATACGAACGACCAAAAGACCCTTGATGCCTCTCATAAAAAACTACATAGAGGAAGAGCTGCTGCTCTTTCCATCATACCTACCACAACAGGAGCTGCTAGCGCCATCGGTAAGGTAATACCCGAGTTAAATGGGAAACTTGATGGCATGGCGTTGAGAGTTCCGACTCCAGATGTGTCGGCAGTGGATTTGGTTGCTATATTAAACAAGAGGGTTACTGCCGAGGAGATCAACGAGGCCATGAAAGAGTATGCTGAAGGGGAGCTCAAAGGGATATTGGGTTATGAGACAGAGGATCTAGTATCATCAGATTTCATAGGTGACAGCAGATCATCTATTTTCGCGGCAATGCACACTGTGTGCATTGGTGACATGGCTAAAGTTATAGCCTGGTACGACAATGAGTGGGGTTATGCGTGCAGAGTCTTGGATCTAGTTGAGTACATGGTAAGGAAAGGGCTGTAAAAACATGAAAATAAGGACAGTTACCTCTGAAGCTATAAAAAACAAGAAAGTCTTACTGAGGGTTGATTTCAATGTTCCCATAAAGGATGGAAGGGTCATTGATGATTCAAGAATAAGGGCTCATCTTGAGACCATTCGCTTCTTAAGTTCTAACGGCGCAATAACGGTTCTGGTTTCTCATTTAGGGAGGCCAAAGGGCAAAAGAAACGATGCTTATTCATTAAGACCTATTGCCGCTTATTTTAAAGAGGTCCTTTCAATGGATGTGCAGTTTGTTGATGATTGTGTAGGCGAAGTAGTGAAAAATGCTTTGTCCAATGGGAAGCCACAGGATGTTCTGTTGTTGGAAAATTGCAGATTCCATCCGGAAGAAGAGCTAAATGACGAAAGTTTTGCTGCTCTTTTAGCGGAACCTTTTGATGTGTTTGTAATGGATGCTTTCAGTGCAGCCCACAGGGCCCACGCTACGACAAGAGGGGTAACGAAATTTCTGCCTGCTTACGCTGGTTTTTTGTTGGAGAAAGAGGTAAGCATTTTGAGTAGCGTCAGAGACAATCCCGAGCCTCCTTTGGCTTTGATCCTTGGTGGTTCCAAGGTGACGGACAAAATAGGAGTCATTGAGCACATGGCCAACAAAGCATCGACCATATTGGTTGGAGGAGCCATGGCTTTTCCATTCTTAGTTGCAAAAGGATATTCTGTCGGCAAGTCAAAGTGTGACGAAGAGAATGTCACCAGTGCAAGGCATATACTGAAGGTATTAGAGGATGAAGAAGTTGAAATTATCTTGCCGGTGGATATTGTTGTAGGTGAAAGCATAAATTCCCAACAAGCTTCGGGTGTGGTAAAAGTCGACAACGTCCCCGATAACATGATGGGATTGGACATAGGACCACAAACGGTAAAAGAGTTTTCCAAACATTTGGGAAAAGCCAAATCAATTATCTGGAATGGTCCTTTAGGATTATTTGAAAATCCTGCATTCTCAAGAGGAACGATGGAGATTGGCAAGATTGTAAGTGAAAAAGCAAAAGAGGGAGCTGTCGTAGTAATAGGTGGAGGAGACACGGCAGCTGCAGCTAAGGCTCTTGGTTTTGCTAGTGGAGTCACTCATGTTTCAACCGGTGGGGGGGCTAGCTTGGAGTTTTTGGAAGGTAAAATCCTCCCGGGGATTGAACCTCTTTTGGAGTAAAAATAGCTAAGAGGAAAGAGGGAGATATGGTGGTTCAAAAAAGAAAACCCATTGTGGTGGCTGCTAATTGGAAGATGAACCTCGGTCCTTCTGCAGCCGGAGACTACCTAAAGGATTTCATAGAACTAGTGAAGAAAGACACAAGGTTGATTAGCTCCATAGATAACAAAGAGGTGGAAGTGATATTTTTCCCGCCGTCGGTATCTCTTCCTTGTGTCCATTCCCACCTCGGCACCAACTATTTCATGTTAGGTGCGCAGAATGCTCACTGGCTTCCTAGCGGGGCTTACACTGGTGAAATATCCATCCCAATGTTGAAGGAAGTCGGGGTAACCCATGTGCTTGTGGGCCACAGCGAAAGGCGCTGGCTTTTTCATGAGACTGATGAAGTTATAAGCCTTAAAGTCAAGGCTTGTTTCGAGTTCGGAGTGTCGCCGGTACTGTGTGTAGGTGAAAGGGAAGAGGATCGTTTGGACAATAAAACTGAAGAAGTGATAGAAAAGCAAGTCAGACATGGCCTTTCTTTTTTGAAAGATTTCAATATGAAGATAACAGATGCCCTTTACATAGCCTATGAGCCGGTTTGGGCCATAGGTACAGGGAAAACAGCTTCTCCCAAAGACGCGCAAGAAGCCATTGGGTTTATAAGAGAGCTTATCGGAACTATTTATGGTCGAAACTGTGCAGATGCTGTGAGGATATTGTATGGAGGAAGTGTGAATCCTGAGAATGCAGAGGATTTGATAATGCAAGAAGATATCAATGGCCTTTTAGTTGGTTCTGCTTCCTTAAACCCCAATAAATTTTGTAGAATTCTTTCAAACGTTACCGTTTTGTGATTTTCGTGGTGAATAAGCTTGAGGGGAGGCAGGCTCATTTGTCAAAGAAAATATTGATAATCGGTACAGGAGGAACTATTTCTAGTGTGGATAGCGGGGAAGGGCTGTCTTCAGCCCTTCCTGTTGAAGAAATATTGCGCTTTTGCGAGAGCGAACTCAGTGATTTGGAATATAAAGCAGACGTAATGGACCTTCTCAATATAGATAGCACGCTTATTCAGCCAGAGGATTGGATAAAAATAGCAGAAGAGATAGGCAAGAATTTCTCCGTATACGATGGATTTATCATACTGCATGGAACTGACACTTTGGCATATACTGCCTCGATGTTGTCCTTTATGCTTAGAAATCCCACGAAGCCCATCGTTTTAACGGGTTCCATGAAGCCGGCCCCGATTGCAAACAGCGATGCTATACCTAATGTAGCCGATTCTGTTCGATTTGCTGTGAGCGGATGCCCAGGAGTTTATGTAGTTTTCAATCATAAAGTTATAAGGGCTTCAAGGGCAAGCAAAGTTGCTTCGGAGGATATAGATGCCTTTGTTAGCGTGAATGAACCTCCCGTTGCGTTGGTAACTTCTAAATATATCAATTACAGGAAAGATTTTAAGGCAAACATTGAGGGGCCTTTTTCTGTTGACGTACGAAGGGATAACCGCGTCTTTGTGCTTAAGATTTTCCCTGGATTGGAACCGTCTATTGTTGAAACTGTTATTGAAAGGGATATTTCAGGGCTGATTGTAGAAAGCTTCGGGGCAGGAGGCCTTCCTTATAGGGGGAGAAATTTATTGGATATCTTATCCAAGGCAGCTGCTCAAATTCCAGTAGTGCTAACATCTCAAGTCCTTTATAACGGAGTTAACCTTCATACATATGAGGTGGGGATAAGGGCGCTTAAAGCAGGTGTTATATCTGCAGAAGATATGTCCAAGGAGGCTGCGGTCACTAAACTTATGTGGGTACTAGGTCACACCAAGAACATCGATGAAATAAGGAGACTTTTCAAGACACCCATCGCAGGCGAGATAAAGCAACATAAGATATATTATAGGACACCACAGCGCTAGCCAACAGTAATATAAAAGACGAAGCCAGTTAGCAAACGCGAATAACTTCAATGGCTTCGTCTTTTCTTATTTTTTTATTTTTATTATTGTCGTTATTTATACCTAACCTAAACGGGATCCGAGAAATGATGTATAGGACAACTCGACCAAAGGTTCTCTAGACGATAGAAATCTCGTCCTTGTCTAGAGAATATGTGCACCACTATGATACCAGCATCTATCAAAACCCAATTGGAGGTGCTCTCACCTTCGACTCTATAGGTCATTCCCATCTCTTCCAGTAGGTCCTTTGTGTATTCTACAAGCGTGTCTTTATGGACATCTGAGTTTGCTGTTGCAAGCACAAAGAAATCTGCTAAATAAGATTTCGACGAAAGATCAATAACCACTAAGTCTTCTCCCTGCTTATCAATGAGAGTACTCACAATCCTTGAAACTTCGCTGTTTTCTGTAATACTCATGTAATCCCTCCTTTGGGCTTTATGGAACTGCTCTAATCTAACTTTCTAACTTCTTCAATATCCTTTCGTAGTCGTGACCTAGAATCAACGTAATGGTTTTTACATCCGAGTTTTTGAAGATCATTTCTTCTTTTAGCCCTATGGTTGTGAAAAACGTAACCACCAAGTTTATGTCCTCATCTGCAAAATCTTTAGGAATCCTGACCGTAGTGTATTTATAGTCGAAATGCTTAGCATTTCCAGAGTAAGAGATTTCGGCTAAGCCTTTGCTTTGCATTAGATAGGCGAAGCGCTGCGCTAGTCTTGGCTTCCCATCACCGTTCAAGATTACTAAAGGCCACTTCAATTGGATAGTATTTTCAGCCTTTGCTGTTTCTTCTTTTGTGTTTCCATCGTTTTCTATTATTTTCGGTTTTGTCGGGGTACTGGCCAGAAACTCTGCTGCAGCAGCCAGGTCAGGTATCCAATAACTAACCTTTTCAATATAAGCAGGTCTTCCAGGCAACGTCGCTATAGCCACGTTTTCTCGAGGTATGTCTTTCAGGTAAGATGCAAGCTGAAGAGCCTGACTCATGGATATGTTAGTGTCGATCAAGCGCAAACCTTCCTTGATTAGGCTTGGTATCTTCGTGAGGATCTCTGGTTGTTTCAGCTTCTCAAATACGGCATTATAAAATTTCTTTTGTCGTTCTATTCTACCAATATCACCATACGCATCGTTTCTGAAACGTACATATCCCAGGGCTGTTTTTCCATCTAGATGTTGCATGCCTTTGGGTATGTCAATGTGAAGGTTTCCTGCCCTATCATGATATTTCAAATGTTTCGACACATATATGTCTACTCCACCTATCAGGTCGACCAGCTTGGGGAAACTATCGTAATTAACTACTACATAATAATGGATGGGAATTGCAAGAAGGTTTACTATACTTTTTCCCAAAAGCTCTATACCTCCATAGGCGTAGGCATGATTTATCTTCTGCCATCCTTTACCCGGGATCTGTGCCCTGGTATCCCTAGGTATGGTAAGAACTTTTATTACCTTTTTATCTATGTCCAATGAAGCGATAGCTATTGTGTCAGATCTGTTGCGTTTTTCTCCAGGGACTTTATCAGTCCCTACTATCAAAACGTTTACCGTTCCTGTTTTTTTGTCATATACTATGTTTTCCTTTATGTTTTCCGAGTTGGGATTCAAAAGAGGTATGACTTTAAATGCTGTCCCTGCAACAAGAGCAAAAATAGCTAACATGGATATTACAAGTATTTCTTTTTTAAAAAACACCTATTGATCACCATCCGTTTCTATTGTAAAGGGAGTTCTTATAAATATAGTGCTCCACGGGCCAAGGGACCAGATATCTAATGCTTTTGCCTTCAGAAACCCTTTTGCGAATCTCCGTGCTGGAAATGGCCAAAAGAGGAATTTCCAAAGGAATAATGCTGCTTTTTATCTCTTCTGGTAGTTCTTGCAGTTTGCTTTTATTGTAGCCGGGTCGGCTTACTGCTACTATATTACAAGTTTTGGCTATTTCAAAAGGTTCTTTCCAACTCATTATATCCAAGACAGCGTCAAGACCAGTAATGAAATAGAAGGAGACACTGTTCGGAGGAAACCAGTGATGCATTTCTCTCAGAGTATCTATGGTATGGCTAGGTGTCCCTCTGTCTATTTCAACCCTCGACAACCGGAAATGGGGGTTGTCTAAAGTAGCGAGCATGGTCATTGTATACCTATGTTCGGAGGAAGAGATGTTCCTACCCCTCTTGTGGAAAGAATCTCCTGTTGGTACAAATATGACTTCGGCAAGGCCTAAAGAAAAATAAGCTTCTTCAGCCGCTACTAAATGACCAAAGTGGATCGGGTCAAAGGTCCCACCCATTATCCCTATTTTCCTTTTGGTAAGCCCCTCCCCCCTCAGAGGTGCCATCTCGTTTTTCCTCCTTAGTTTCAAGTTTTTAGTTTTATGTATCGGTTATTCAATATCCGTATCTGTATCAGGGATGTATTCAAACTCTAAGTTTCCAATTATTACTGAATCTCCTTCCTTTATGCCTGCTTTTTTAAGGAGTTCCTCAATCTCATAGCTTTTCAACAACCTCTGTAGCCGGTCAATAGAGCCTTCTATGTCATAATTGTACATTTGTACTTTCTTTTCCAAAAACGGTTGTTTGACCCTGAATATTTTACCCCTACTCGTCTTTTCTACAACTATTTCTGGGGGAATGGTTTTTTCGTACTCCTTATCTACATGCACTTCGTATGTCTTGGGCTCTCTCT
The DNA window shown above is from Thermovirga lienii DSM 17291 and carries:
- a CDS encoding Amylo-alpha-16-glucosidase (PFAM: Amylo-alpha-1,6-glucosidase; Glycogen debranching enzyme N terminal~TIGRFAM: glycogen debranching enzyme, archaeal type, putative~COGs: COG3408 Glycogen debranching protein~InterPro IPR010401~KEGG: tai:Taci_0888 amylo-alpha-16-glucosidase~PFAM: Amylo-alpha-16-glucosidase~SPTR: Amylo-alpha-16-glucosidase); this encodes MYFGKADVNTFERGSSREFLLSNGKGGYAFSTVIGANTRNEHGLLVVSGEKSCVPTVYVSKVEETLFARNKKYQLSTNQYKDTVYPDGYRYIQEYEEDPLPTTLFVIYNIMLKKTVFMPKGLPCTVIKYELLTSQDRLQLEIRPLCAHREIGLTCDNVSFEADIAKQVLSVSGNGCQSHIYATRGEWTYKPLMFENLMYTRSESSINGKNMENLWSPGVLSFEIGEGEAVYVAISSEPMQLDESKLINMEAETIKWVKNKTKRAPTQNVLIASELIKSASNCIKELEDGGATAISGYPSLREFSRDAFISIPGLAKAYGDPIIGFKVLRTWLARAKECGYVMPSEMDGMNKKPKIAAADCGLWFIYAFSKLMDQAGNISAMESWWDDLKRLVDKYIEGIPELDLVCDNDGLLDIKTRNPERHWMNGVVDSKPVVERRGKLVEINALWYFVLREMERYCDFMEDENAKKYGDLADRVAESFPSVFWKKEGYLKDWVDGNESDDSIRCNQILAVSLPISPLDPERGRSVVETCWRELYTTYGLRTLDPHDDKYKGRSEGRQDQKQKARFRGMAWPWLLGQFISAFVKFNPDKKNIVQYFIKPFRAHLRRGCIGGIAENFDGSMPYLPHGDVVSILSVGEILRVIYEDLADL
- a CDS encoding glyceraldehyde-3-phosphate dehydrogenase (NAD+) (PFAM: Glyceraldehyde 3-phosphate dehydrogenase, C-terminal domain; Glyceraldehyde 3-phosphate dehydrogenase, NAD binding domain~TIGRFAM: glyceraldehyde-3-phosphate dehydrogenase, type I~COGs: COG0057 Glyceraldehyde-3-phosphate dehydrogenase/erythrose-4-phosphate dehydrogenase~InterProIPR020830: IPR020831: IPR020832: IPR006424: IPR 020828: IPR020829~KEGG: aco:Amico_0834 glyceraldehyde-3-phosphate dehydrogenase, type I~PFAM: Glyceraldehyde 3-phosphate dehydrogenase, NAD(P) binding domain; Glyceraldehyde 3-phosphate dehydrogenase, catalytic domain~PRIAM: Glyceraldehyde-3-phosphate dehydrogenase (phosphorylating)~SPTR: Glyceraldehyde-3-phosphate dehydrogenase, type I;~TIGRFAM: glyceraldehyde-3-phosphate dehydrogenase, type I) → MKDRKVRVAINGFGRIGRLALRAMYEYRQDWSFEIVATNSRTDAEQRAYLLKYDSVHRRFKGTVKVEGDSLDVNGSKIEVLKYQDIRDIPWGDKGIDIVIESSGKYTDADKAKGHIEAGAKKVVITAPAKGDVPTIVMGVNESIYDPQKHSIVSNASCTTNCLAPVVKVLHERFGIKQGLMTTTHAYTNDQKTLDASHKKLHRGRAAALSIIPTTTGAASAIGKVIPELNGKLDGMALRVPTPDVSAVDLVAILNKRVTAEEINEAMKEYAEGELKGILGYETEDLVSSDFIGDSRSSIFAAMHTVCIGDMAKVIAWYDNEWGYACRVLDLVEYMVRKGL
- a CDS encoding Phosphoglycerate kinase (PFAM: Phosphoglycerate kinase~COGs: COG0126 3-phosphoglycerate kinase~InterPro IPR015911: IPR001576~KEGG: tai:Taci_0890 phosphoglycerate kinase~PFAM: phosphoglycerate kinase~PRIAM: Phosphoglycerate kinase~SPTR: Phosphoglycerate kinase) — protein: MKIRTVTSEAIKNKKVLLRVDFNVPIKDGRVIDDSRIRAHLETIRFLSSNGAITVLVSHLGRPKGKRNDAYSLRPIAAYFKEVLSMDVQFVDDCVGEVVKNALSNGKPQDVLLLENCRFHPEEELNDESFAALLAEPFDVFVMDAFSAAHRAHATTRGVTKFLPAYAGFLLEKEVSILSSVRDNPEPPLALILGGSKVTDKIGVIEHMANKASTILVGGAMAFPFLVAKGYSVGKSKCDEENVTSARHILKVLEDEEVEIILPVDIVVGESINSQQASGVVKVDNVPDNMMGLDIGPQTVKEFSKHLGKAKSIIWNGPLGLFENPAFSRGTMEIGKIVSEKAKEGAVVVIGGGDTAAAAKALGFASGVTHVSTGGGASLEFLEGKILPGIEPLLE
- a CDS encoding triosephosphate isomerase (PFAM: Triosephosphate isomerase~TIGRFAM: triosephosphate isomerase~COGs: COG0149 Triosephosphate isomerase~InterPro IPR020861: IPR000652~KEGG: hth:HTH_0611 triosephosphate isomerase~PFAM: triosephosphate isomerase~PRIAM: Triose-phosphate isomerase~SPTR: Triosephosphate isomerase;~TIGRFAM: triosephosphate isomerase), whose amino-acid sequence is MVVQKRKPIVVAANWKMNLGPSAAGDYLKDFIELVKKDTRLISSIDNKEVEVIFFPPSVSLPCVHSHLGTNYFMLGAQNAHWLPSGAYTGEISIPMLKEVGVTHVLVGHSERRWLFHETDEVISLKVKACFEFGVSPVLCVGEREEDRLDNKTEEVIEKQVRHGLSFLKDFNMKITDALYIAYEPVWAIGTGKTASPKDAQEAIGFIRELIGTIYGRNCADAVRILYGGSVNPENAEDLIMQEDINGLLVGSASLNPNKFCRILSNVTVL
- a CDS encoding asparaginase (PFAM: Asparaginase~TIGRFAM: L-asparaginases, type I~COGs: COG0252 L-asparaginase/ Glu-tRNAGln amidotransferase subunit D~InterPro IPR020827: IPR006034: IPR006033~KEGG: pab:PAB2294 asparaginase related protein~PFAM: Asparaginase/glutaminase~SPTR: AsnA-1 L-asparaginase;~TIGRFAM: L-asparaginase, type I), with translation MSKKILIIGTGGTISSVDSGEGLSSALPVEEILRFCESELSDLEYKADVMDLLNIDSTLIQPEDWIKIAEEIGKNFSVYDGFIILHGTDTLAYTASMLSFMLRNPTKPIVLTGSMKPAPIANSDAIPNVADSVRFAVSGCPGVYVVFNHKVIRASRASKVASEDIDAFVSVNEPPVALVTSKYINYRKDFKANIEGPFSVDVRRDNRVFVLKIFPGLEPSIVETVIERDISGLIVESFGAGGLPYRGRNLLDILSKAAAQIPVVLTSQVLYNGVNLHTYEVGIRALKAGVISAEDMSKEAAVTKLMWVLGHTKNIDEIRRLFKTPIAGEIKQHKIYYRTPQR
- a CDS encoding iojap-like protein (PFAM: Domain of unknown function DUF143~TIGRFAM: iojap-like ribosome-associated protein~COGs: COG0799 Iojap protein~InterPro IPR004394~KEGG: aco:Amico_0840 iojap-like protein~PFAM: Iojap-related protein~SPTR: Iojap-like protein;~TIGRFAM: iojap-like protein), giving the protein MSITENSEVSRIVSTLIDKQGEDLVVIDLSSKSYLADFFVLATANSDVHKDTLVEYTKDLLEEMGMTYRVEGESTSNWVLIDAGIIVVHIFSRQGRDFYRLENLWSSCPIHHFSDPV
- a CDS encoding cell envelope-related transcriptional attenuator (PFAM: Cell envelope-related transcriptional attenuator domain~TIGRFAM: cell envelope-related function transcriptional attenuator common domain~COGs: COG1316 Transcriptional regulator~InterPro IPR004474~KEGG: aco:Amico_0841 cell envelope-related transcriptional attenuator~PFAM: cell envelope-related transcriptional attenuator~SPTR: Cell envelope-related transcriptional attenuator;~TIGRFAM: cell envelope-related function transcriptional attenuator, LytR/CpsA family), with the protein product MFFKKEILVISMLAIFALVAGTAFKVIPLLNPNSENIKENIVYDKKTGTVNVLIVGTDKVPGEKRNRSDTIAIASLDIDKKVIKVLTIPRDTRAQIPGKGWQKINHAYAYGGIELLGKSIVNLLAIPIHYYVVVNYDSFPKLVDLIGGVDIYVSKHLKYHDRAGNLHIDIPKGMQHLDGKTALGYVRFRNDAYGDIGRIERQKKFYNAVFEKLKQPEILTKIPSLIKEGLRLIDTNISMSQALQLASYLKDIPRENVAIATLPGRPAYIEKVSYWIPDLAAAAEFLASTPTKPKIIENDGNTKEETAKAENTIQLKWPLVILNGDGKPRLAQRFAYLMQSKGLAEISYSGNAKHFDYKYTTVRIPKDFADEDINLVVTFFTTIGLKEEMIFKNSDVKTITLILGHDYERILKKLES
- a CDS encoding nicotinate-nucleotide adenylyltransferase (PFAM: Cytidylyltransferase~TIGRFAM: nicotinate (nicotinamide) nucleotide adenylyltransferase; cytidyltransferase-related domain~COGs: COG1057 Nicotinic acid mononucleotide adenylyltransferase~InterPro IPR004821: IPR005248: IPR004820~KEGG: aco:Amico_0842 nicotinate (nicotinamide) nucleotide adenylyltransferase~PFAM: cytidylyltransferase~PRIAM: Nicotinate-nucleotide adenylyltransferase~SPTR: Probable nicotinate-nucleotide adenylyltransferase;~TIGRFAM: nicotinate (nicotinamide) nucleotide adenylyltransferase; cytidyltransferase-related domain protein) — translated: MAPLRGEGLTKRKIGIMGGTFDPIHFGHLVAAEEAYFSLGLAEVIFVPTGDSFHKRGRNISSSEHRYTMTMLATLDNPHFRLSRVEIDRGTPSHTIDTLREMHHWFPPNSVSFYFITGLDAVLDIMSWKEPFEIAKTCNIVAVSRPGYNKSKLQELPEEIKSSIIPLEIPLLAISSTEIRKRVSEGKSIRYLVPWPVEHYIYKNSLYNRNGW